The region CGTACGTCAGCGACGTCCGCGACGTTCCGCTCTCCGTCGACGTCGCCGTCCGCGAGTCCCTGCGCGCACCGTTCGACCCCGCCGCGTTCTCGCTTTCGCTCCGAAACGAGGGCGCGGAGACGGTGGCGGTGGCCGCCGGGCCGCCGATGCCGTTCGGCGTCGTCGGCGCGCACCGCCCGGACGACCGAGAGTCGCGTCTCACGCTCTGGAGCGACGAGTACCGCGACGCTCCCGGGGTGAGCACCGTCGGCCGACGCGTCCTCTCGATGACGGGTCTCGGGACGGAGACGGCCGTGGAACCGGGCGAGACGGTCGGCACCGTCTACGAACTCGGACGCGGCGGGGCGGGGACGTGGCTACTCGACGGCGACGTGGGCGTCTCCGTCGAGGGGCGCGACGCCGACGGCGGCGACGGGCACGACGGCGGCGACTTTCCGTACCGCGTCAGACTCGACGTGCGCCGCCGGTCGCCGTGGTAACGCTCGGCTCGCGCCCGCGACGCCAAAGGACGGCCTTTTACCCTTCGGCCGAGTAAACGGTGCAACATGATTTTCGAGTCCCTACCGACGACGCCGCGGTCGGAGGAACTTCTCGACAAGGCGTTCTCTCGCGCGGCGCGTTCCGGACGTGCGAAGTCCGGGTTAGAGGCCCAGCAGTCGATGCTGCAGACGGCCTCCTCTATCCTCTCGGATAACTTAGAGAACGTCGTCACGGAGTGGCCCGACTTCGGCACGGTGGACCCCTTCTACTACGAACTCGCGGACGCCATCGTGGACGTCGACGAACTCCGGCAGGCGCTCTCGGAGGTGACGTGGGCGAGTCGGCAGATCTCCGAGATTCGCAGCGAGTACCAGCCGAAGCTCCGCAAGACGGAGCCGGAGACGGCGCGGAAGCACCGCAAGCAGGCGTTCGCCCGGATGGCAGACATCATGGACGAAATCGAAGACGACCTGCTCCTCGTCGGCGAGGCGCGCGACGACCTGAAGGACCTCCCCGACATCCGCCCCGACGAACCGGCCATCGTCGTCGCGGGCTACCCCAACGTCGGCAAGTCGTCGTTCGTCAACAAGGTCACCCGCGCCTCGAACGAGATAGCGCGCTACCCCTTCACGACGCGGGGCGTCCAGATCGGCCACTTCGAGCGCGACCGGGTTCGCTACCAGATAATCGACACGCCGGGACTCCTCGACAGGCCCGAGGAGGAACGAAACGACATCGAACGGCAGGCCGCGAGCGCACTCGAACATCTCGCGGACGCCGTCATCTTCGTCGTGGACGCAAGCGGCGCCTGCGGGTATCCCCTCGACGTGCAGTTAGAACTCCGCGACGCCGTCGAAGAGCGGTTCGGCTCCGTCCCCGTCCTGACCGTCTGCAACAAGAGCGACCGCTCGACGGACGTGGAGGCAGACCTCTACATGAGCGTCACGAACGACGAGGGTATCGACGAGGTACTCGACGCCGCCGTCGATGCGGTCGGATACGAACCGGATATCCCGCCGTCTCGGCAGGAGTAACTCGGAAAATACGGAGTTCGGCGGAGGGCCGAAGCGGGTCGGTCGAAGTCGAATCGGTTGTTCTGCGGTTACTCGGCTTCGTAGGTGACGCTGACCGTCGCGGTCACCGTCACCGGGCCGGGTTCGAAGGAGGTGGAGCCTCCCGCGGCGGTTTCTGCGACGGCGCGGTCGTAGTACATCGGTTGGTTGCTGCCGTCCGTCGAGGCCGACCTGACGTCGCCGAGGGTGAGGTTCGACGCGGACGCCATCGTCTCGGCGTCCGTGCGGGCCGCGTCCATCGCGCGCTCTATCGCCTGTTGTCTGAGTTCGGCGCGCGTCTCCTCGGTGAGGGTGAACGCGACGTTGCCGACTTCGCTCGCGCCGTTGCCGACGGCGACGTCTACGATTTCGCCCGCGCGGGCGGGTTCGACTTCGACGCTGTAGGTGTGGACCGCGCGGTAACCGACGACTTCGCGGCTCTCCTTCGAGTGGTCGTACTGGGCGTCGACGCGGTAGTCGGTGGTCTCGACGGCGTCGTCGGGCACGCCGGCGTCACGGAGCGCCTGTCGCATCCGGTCTGCGTCCTCGGCCACCTGTTTCCGGGCGGCGTCGGCCGAGTCGGCGGTGGCGGTCACGGAGACCGAAATCACCGCGAGGTCGGCCTCCGCGGTCACTTCGCCTGACCCGGACGCCGAGATGGTCGCGGGGCCGGCGGCGGCCCCGTCGTCGCTTCCGCCGTCGGTCTGGAGGGGCGCGAGGCACCCAGAGAGCAGGACGAGGGCGGCGAGTGCGGTCGGAAGTAGGTGCGCTCTGTATCGCATGACAGTACATCGGCGGCTCAGGTATTCAACCCGCCGTTGAGACAAAGGCCTCTTTCAGTCACTCAGACCGCGGGCGAACGGGGGCCGACCCCCCTCGCGGACACCGCGGGGCGTTCGGGGCCGCCGTCCTCGTCTCCGGGAGTCGTCGCGCCGCCCGACTCTCCGTTCGGCCGTTGGATGGCGATGTATCGAACCTCGACTTGGACGCCCTCCTCTCTCCACGGTTCGAGCGTCTCGGGCGCCTGGTCGTTGAGTTTGCGGCTGATTTCGTCGGCGACCTGCGGCGGCGGTTCGCCCGGCGGATAGCCGATAGTGATGGTGATGCGCTCCGGGGTCAGGAGGGGGAAACTCCGATATCCGACCTCCATCGAGATGAGACTCGCGTCCTGCGGAAGCGACTCCTCGATTGCGACCCGGGCGTCGTTCTCGAACTCCGCGCTCCGAACCGAACCGTACGTGGCGGCGCCGAGCACGGCCGTGAGGATGAGCAGAATCACGCTGAACGTCGTGACGCGGGTCATCATGATCGACCGGGCTTCGTTCTCCTGGACCCACAGTTTCGGCCGGTATCCCATCCGCCACAGCACGACGAGGGCGACGACGTTGATGGAGAGGACGTTCACGAGGACGAGCACCGCCGACCCGAGTACCGCGACCGGCGACCCCCACGCGAGGCCGATACCGACCACCGCCATCGGGGGCACCAACGCCGCGGCGATCATGACACCGACGAGGGCGGCGGAGACGCCGGAAGCGAGCGAGAACGCCCCGGCGGCCCCCGCACCGAGGGCGACGACCAACGACAGAACGTCGGGCGAGAGGCGCGACTCCACCTCCCCGATGGAGAACACCTCCTGCCCGGTGAGGGGGACGATGTTCGTCATCCGGAGTACCAGCGCGAAGAGCGCGGCGCTCACGATGCCGAGGAGGATGCCGGACGCCTGCAACTTCGCCCCGCGGGCGAACATCTCCCGGTCGTCGATTATCGTGCCGACGCTCGTCGTCATCGCCGGGCCGACCAGCGGAGCGATGACCATCGACCCGACGACGACGGCGGGCGAGTCGAGGAGCACCCCCGCGGTGGCGACGATGGCGCTGATGACGGTCATCACGACGAACGTCAGCGTCTGCGGCGCCATCTCCTCGGCGCGGGCGACGAGTTCCTCGCGCGCGATTCGGTCGCTCCCCTCCGGGTTCTCCTCGTTCCACTCGTCTTGAAGCTCGTCGAAGCGCCGAGAGACGACCGTCTCGGCCTCCGTGACGACGATGTAGGAGTCGCGTTCGATACCCACGTCGCGGAGGCGTTGGAGGATGTGTTCGACGGCGGCTTTCGGGATGGGGAACGTGACGACTGCGGCGTACTGACGGTTGCTCGACTCGGTGGAGAGGGCGTAGTCGATGCCCTCCTCTTCGAGGGCTCCGACGACGGCCTGTCGCTTCCCCGTCGGAACCATCACTTGGACGAGTCGCACGATCGAACGTGGGGCGGGTGAGGGAAAAACTCCCCGGGATACGCTCCGGACGACGGAGCTACCGACGATTCGCGAGCGGAAAAATAGCGCGCAGCGGCGTCACTCCACGTCCGCCGTGTCGCTCCGCCGGTAGCGGTTGACGCGGCGGTAGCCCTGAATCGCGCCGCCGGGTCCGAGTTCGAGTTCGTAACTGCCGAGGATGTCTTGGGAGTCGGGCACCGCCGGACGCTCTATCAGGTCGGCCACGACCAACCAGCCGTCCTCCTCGGCTCTGATCTCGCTGATGCCGTCTAACTCCCGTCCGATGAGGTCCGAAGCGGTGGATTCGACGATTCGTCTGACTTCGACGATATCGACGGACTCCCCGCCCGTCCCCTCGGCGGCGTCTTCGAGTCCGTCCGAGTCCACCGTCTCGTCGCCCTCCCTGCCGATGTCGCTCGTCTCGGTTCCGTCTCCGGAGTCGGCGTCTGAGTCGGTGTCGGCGTCGGACTCGGCGTCGGTGTCGGATTCGGATTCGGATTCCGTTTCGGCGTTGGCGTCGGACTCGGACTCCGTTTCGGCTTCGTCTCGGGATTCGCTTTCGCTCTCGCCGCTTCCGCTCCCGCCGTCGCTTTCGCTCCCGCTTTCGGCTTCCGTTCCGCCGTCGGCGGCTATCTCGTCGATAGTATCGTCGCTCTGTCCGTGTTGGTAACAGAAGTCGCCGTCGCCGGCGGTTCGGGAACACCGTTCGCCGTCCCGGGTGAGAGCGATGCATTGCTCCGTCTCGTCGCTCGTCGCTGGGGCGTTGGCCAT is a window of Halopelagius longus DNA encoding:
- a CDS encoding NOG1 family protein — its product is MIFESLPTTPRSEELLDKAFSRAARSGRAKSGLEAQQSMLQTASSILSDNLENVVTEWPDFGTVDPFYYELADAIVDVDELRQALSEVTWASRQISEIRSEYQPKLRKTEPETARKHRKQAFARMADIMDEIEDDLLLVGEARDDLKDLPDIRPDEPAIVVAGYPNVGKSSFVNKVTRASNEIARYPFTTRGVQIGHFERDRVRYQIIDTPGLLDRPEEERNDIERQAASALEHLADAVIFVVDASGACGYPLDVQLELRDAVEERFGSVPVLTVCNKSDRSTDVEADLYMSVTNDEGIDEVLDAAVDAVGYEPDIPPSRQE
- a CDS encoding SIMPL domain-containing protein; the encoded protein is MRYRAHLLPTALAALVLLSGCLAPLQTDGGSDDGAAAGPATISASGSGEVTAEADLAVISVSVTATADSADAARKQVAEDADRMRQALRDAGVPDDAVETTDYRVDAQYDHSKESREVVGYRAVHTYSVEVEPARAGEIVDVAVGNGASEVGNVAFTLTEETRAELRQQAIERAMDAARTDAETMASASNLTLGDVRSASTDGSNQPMYYDRAVAETAAGGSTSFEPGPVTVTATVSVTYEAE
- a CDS encoding TIGR00341 family protein — translated: MRLVQVMVPTGKRQAVVGALEEEGIDYALSTESSNRQYAAVVTFPIPKAAVEHILQRLRDVGIERDSYIVVTEAETVVSRRFDELQDEWNEENPEGSDRIAREELVARAEEMAPQTLTFVVMTVISAIVATAGVLLDSPAVVVGSMVIAPLVGPAMTTSVGTIIDDREMFARGAKLQASGILLGIVSAALFALVLRMTNIVPLTGQEVFSIGEVESRLSPDVLSLVVALGAGAAGAFSLASGVSAALVGVMIAAALVPPMAVVGIGLAWGSPVAVLGSAVLVLVNVLSINVVALVVLWRMGYRPKLWVQENEARSIMMTRVTTFSVILLILTAVLGAATYGSVRSAEFENDARVAIEESLPQDASLISMEVGYRSFPLLTPERITITIGYPPGEPPPQVADEISRKLNDQAPETLEPWREEGVQVEVRYIAIQRPNGESGGATTPGDEDGGPERPAVSARGVGPRSPAV
- the gvpO gene encoding gas vesicle protein GvpO, halophile-type, translating into MANAPATSDETEQCIALTRDGERCSRTAGDGDFCYQHGQSDDTIDEIAADGGTEAESGSESDGGSGSGESESESRDEAETESESDANAETESESESDTDAESDADTDSDADSGDGTETSDIGREGDETVDSDGLEDAAEGTGGESVDIVEVRRIVESTASDLIGRELDGISEIRAEEDGWLVVADLIERPAVPDSQDILGSYELELGPGGAIQGYRRVNRYRRSDTADVE